One part of the Sporosarcina ureae genome encodes these proteins:
- a CDS encoding aldo/keto reductase translates to MSTIFDQMVILGNGVQMPQFGLGTYKMTEPKQTMQAVEKAVSLGYRAIDTASIYENEQVVGEAIRNTGIAREDLFVTSKVWNDEQGYDETLRAFERSLTRLDMNYLDLYLTHWPVTGSYVDTYRAIERLYDEKLIRATGVSNHHEAHLREIFAIANIRPMVNQIEVHPRLTQEPLRQFCSEHQIAVTSWSPLARGQILEDATLMAIAAQHGKTVAQVIIRWHIQNGLIVIPKSISFDRIKENSEIVDFELTLSDMALINALNQDERTGQNPDSF, encoded by the coding sequence ATGTCAACGATTTTTGATCAGATGGTTATACTAGGTAACGGCGTGCAGATGCCGCAGTTCGGTTTAGGTACATATAAGATGACAGAACCGAAGCAAACGATGCAAGCAGTTGAGAAAGCGGTTTCATTAGGCTATCGTGCAATTGATACAGCATCTATTTACGAAAATGAACAAGTTGTAGGTGAAGCAATCCGTAACACGGGTATCGCGCGTGAAGATTTGTTTGTGACATCCAAAGTGTGGAATGACGAACAAGGGTATGATGAAACATTGCGTGCATTCGAGCGTTCATTGACGAGATTAGATATGAACTATCTAGATCTATATTTAACACACTGGCCAGTTACAGGCAGCTATGTGGATACATATCGAGCAATTGAAAGATTATATGATGAAAAATTGATTCGAGCTACAGGCGTTTCCAATCATCATGAAGCCCATTTACGAGAAATATTTGCGATTGCGAATATCCGACCAATGGTGAATCAAATAGAAGTTCACCCGCGTCTAACCCAAGAACCATTGCGCCAGTTTTGCAGCGAGCATCAAATCGCGGTCACTTCATGGAGTCCATTAGCTAGGGGACAAATTTTAGAAGATGCAACACTCATGGCGATTGCTGCACAGCACGGAAAGACTGTTGCGCAAGTCATCATTAGATGGCATATCCAAAATGGATTGATTGTCATCCCAAAATCGATTTCATTTGATCGGATTAAAGAAAATAGTGAAATAGTTGATTTCGAATTAACGCTTTCTGATATGGCATTGATTAATGCATTAAATCAAGATGAACGGACAGGTCAGAATCCAGATTCGTTTTAA
- a CDS encoding thioredoxin family protein, which yields MKKLLAIGGVIVVIFILIIVLNNKSNETKLAKNPYGTDNLQQSTIDLLDNESYQNVALPEEIFKQIESGEPTTVYYFSPDCPHCMDMTPRLMPIADEYDAHVYQYNMLEFSDQIKQEYDVTAWPTLVHYKDGKEQGRTVGSQPDDQIRAFFDEFESK from the coding sequence TTGAAAAAATTATTAGCTATTGGTGGAGTGATTGTCGTGATCTTTATTTTGATCATCGTCCTCAATAATAAATCCAATGAAACAAAACTGGCTAAAAATCCGTACGGCACAGATAATCTACAACAATCTACAATTGATTTATTAGACAATGAAAGTTATCAGAACGTTGCACTTCCTGAAGAAATCTTCAAACAGATTGAAAGTGGCGAACCCACAACCGTTTATTACTTCAGTCCAGACTGTCCACATTGTATGGATATGACACCTCGTCTAATGCCAATTGCAGACGAATATGATGCACATGTCTATCAATACAATATGTTGGAGTTCAGCGATCAGATAAAACAGGAATACGATGTAACAGCATGGCCTACTCTCGTTCATTATAAAGATGGGAAAGAACAAGGCAGAACGGTTGGTTCACAACCTGATGACCAAATCAGAGCATTTTTTGATGAATTCGAAAGCAAATAA
- a CDS encoding NCS2 family permease: MFQLKKNQTTVKTELLAGMTTFLTMVYIVIVNPIILSEAGVPFDQVFLATIIATVIGTLWMALFANYPIAIAPGMGLNAYFASVVIGSDGQLDYLTAFSAVFIAGLIFVLLSMTSFREKLIEEIPENLKHGITAGIGLFIAFIGLRLSGLVVPHESNIVQLGELTSPAVLLTLFGLLVTIVLMNRNVYGAIFIGMIATGLVAFFTKQLQFDGVMKIPHLPEGILVWNPVLAMGDVISYGLYGVVLSFLLVTLFDTTGTMIGVAKQAGLMKGNSLPRARHALLADSVAATVGSMVGTSPTSAYVESSSGVAVGGRTGLTTLTVAVLFIAAAFFSPIVSALSGVAAITAPALIIVGSLMIGAVKNIDWDSFDESFPAFLVILTMPLTSSIATGIALGFITYPLLKITKGKGKQVPMLMYIFAVLFAYQLLFLPH, translated from the coding sequence GTGTTTCAATTAAAGAAAAATCAAACGACTGTCAAAACAGAACTTCTGGCGGGAATGACTACTTTCCTAACGATGGTTTATATTGTCATCGTCAATCCTATTATTTTATCCGAGGCCGGAGTTCCGTTTGATCAAGTCTTTTTAGCCACTATTATAGCCACTGTCATCGGTACGCTTTGGATGGCGTTATTTGCAAATTATCCTATCGCCATTGCACCCGGTATGGGATTGAACGCGTACTTTGCTTCTGTCGTTATCGGATCGGACGGTCAACTAGATTATCTGACGGCTTTTTCTGCAGTATTTATTGCAGGTCTCATCTTTGTATTATTATCGATGACTTCTTTCCGAGAAAAACTAATTGAAGAAATTCCCGAAAACCTTAAACATGGGATCACAGCCGGAATTGGACTATTTATCGCATTCATCGGCCTGCGATTATCAGGATTAGTCGTTCCGCATGAGTCCAATATCGTGCAGCTAGGGGAACTCACCTCGCCTGCCGTACTACTGACCTTGTTCGGATTACTCGTGACGATTGTTTTGATGAACCGCAACGTCTATGGCGCTATATTCATTGGAATGATTGCAACAGGCCTTGTCGCATTTTTCACCAAGCAGTTACAATTCGATGGGGTTATGAAAATACCTCACCTTCCTGAAGGTATTCTTGTATGGAATCCAGTACTGGCAATGGGAGATGTTATTTCATACGGTTTATACGGTGTCGTCCTGTCGTTTTTACTTGTTACTTTATTCGATACAACCGGAACGATGATTGGAGTAGCTAAGCAAGCTGGACTCATGAAAGGTAATTCTTTACCTCGTGCACGCCACGCGCTTCTAGCTGACTCAGTAGCCGCCACAGTCGGCTCAATGGTCGGAACTAGCCCTACATCGGCTTATGTTGAATCGTCGTCTGGCGTAGCTGTAGGTGGTCGTACAGGGTTGACTACTTTAACAGTTGCAGTGCTATTCATAGCCGCAGCATTTTTCAGTCCTATCGTCAGTGCTTTGTCTGGTGTCGCGGCTATTACGGCACCTGCTTTGATTATTGTTGGTAGTTTGATGATCGGCGCAGTGAAAAATATCGATTGGGATTCATTCGACGAATCTTTCCCTGCATTTCTTGTCATTTTGACGATGCCGCTTACCTCAAGTATTGCGACTGGTATCGCACTCGGGTTTATCACATACCCGTTATTGAAAATTACAAAGGGCAAGGGTAAGCAAGTTCCTATGTTGATGTATATCTTCGCGGTACTATTCGCCTATCAGCTACTATTCCTGCCTCACTAA
- a CDS encoding RluA family pseudouridine synthase, giving the protein MTSFHYTTETPGETIEKLLREQWQGGKKSVHQMRMDKSVTDTEGQPVEWKEPLPEGTELIFGFNDAQSSYKPEPSNSLNVLWEDEHVLAVFKPAGLSVHPERLPGTGTLMNEVMGYIEAKGGSYAEHIHRLDQHTSGVLLIAKNPLAKTLFDRMLEQNQIERYYTAELEGQLRKPRGTINMPIGKDRSHATRRRVSPSGQSAVTHFKVLERKADTTLVEAQLETGRTHQIRVHFSHMGHPVVGDQLYGNETITRGPYKLVASKVAFTHPITSEMIVIETE; this is encoded by the coding sequence ATGACAAGTTTTCATTATACAACTGAAACACCGGGCGAGACGATTGAAAAATTACTAAGAGAACAATGGCAAGGCGGAAAGAAGTCTGTCCATCAAATGCGTATGGACAAAAGTGTAACAGATACAGAAGGACAACCCGTTGAATGGAAGGAACCCCTTCCTGAAGGGACGGAACTAATCTTCGGTTTTAATGACGCACAGTCTTCATATAAACCGGAACCTTCAAACTCCTTAAACGTTCTGTGGGAAGACGAGCATGTACTAGCAGTATTCAAGCCTGCTGGTCTGTCCGTACACCCAGAACGCTTGCCAGGGACCGGCACATTGATGAATGAAGTCATGGGCTATATCGAAGCCAAAGGTGGAAGCTATGCAGAACATATTCACCGCTTAGACCAGCATACGTCGGGCGTTTTACTTATTGCAAAGAATCCATTGGCAAAGACATTATTCGACCGCATGCTGGAGCAGAATCAAATCGAACGGTATTATACTGCCGAGCTTGAAGGCCAGCTAAGAAAACCACGTGGCACAATCAACATGCCCATCGGTAAAGACCGCAGTCATGCTACAAGACGCAGGGTATCCCCTTCTGGCCAATCCGCGGTCACGCATTTTAAAGTGCTCGAGCGCAAAGCGGATACAACTCTTGTTGAAGCACAGTTGGAAACAGGCCGAACACACCAGATCCGTGTTCATTTCTCACATATGGGTCACCCTGTCGTCGGAGATCAGCTGTATGGCAACGAGACGATTACCAGAGGTCCATATAAGCTAGTCGCTTCCAAAGTGGCTTTCACACATCCTATTACGTCAGAGATGATTGTAATCGAAACTGAATAA
- a CDS encoding methyl-accepting chemotaxis protein produces MGIFRRQPDRRVVEEKVTVHSTPVEVEQADNSRFKQVETELTAAVAQHEKVNAQHNVLGEAVSDIESSFHIIQELSEKTTKSSAQLHENGRSLEEKSLYMVKEAENGAEDVRLTAQVMNDLGTHMEKSEESMTQLSDRSVEIQSIVGVIENIAAQTNLLALNASIEAARAGEYGKGFSVVAQEVRKLAESTSTSTKDIQQLTNSLKEEILQALEATKKSSKLIEQGVAVSLQTASKIDHILETVQGSQVDISSIEKMIVEQNELSALMQVELQKANSLFSSAHELIVEHIHDAKEVDKRLESGIEQLLVK; encoded by the coding sequence GTGGGGATCTTTAGACGACAGCCAGATCGGCGCGTAGTGGAAGAGAAGGTGACGGTACATTCGACACCAGTTGAAGTCGAGCAAGCAGATAACAGCCGATTTAAACAAGTAGAGACAGAATTAACTGCTGCAGTCGCTCAACACGAGAAAGTGAACGCTCAGCACAATGTCTTAGGTGAAGCAGTATCTGATATTGAATCAAGCTTTCATATCATTCAGGAATTAAGTGAGAAAACGACAAAGTCTTCTGCGCAGCTGCATGAAAATGGTCGTTCATTGGAAGAAAAATCATTATACATGGTGAAAGAAGCGGAAAATGGAGCGGAGGATGTCCGTTTAACGGCTCAAGTTATGAATGATTTAGGCACGCATATGGAGAAGTCGGAAGAAAGTATGACGCAATTGAGCGATCGGTCCGTAGAGATTCAGTCCATTGTAGGTGTGATTGAAAACATCGCAGCGCAAACGAATCTGTTGGCATTGAATGCTTCAATTGAGGCAGCGAGAGCAGGAGAGTACGGCAAAGGGTTTTCTGTCGTTGCACAGGAAGTTCGAAAGCTGGCGGAAAGCACGTCTACTAGCACAAAGGATATCCAGCAGTTAACGAATTCTTTAAAAGAGGAGATCTTGCAAGCGCTAGAGGCTACGAAAAAGAGTTCGAAGTTGATTGAACAAGGTGTGGCGGTAAGTTTGCAGACTGCGTCTAAAATTGATCATATTTTGGAGACGGTCCAAGGGAGTCAGGTGGATATTTCTTCTATTGAGAAGATGATTGTGGAACAGAATGAATTATCCGCGCTTATGCAGGTAGAGTTACAGAAAGCGAATTCTTTATTTTCTTCTGCGCATGAGTTGATTGTGGAGCATATTCATGATGCGAAGGAAGTGGATAAGCGCTTAGAGAGCGGGATTGAGCAGTTGCTGGTGAAGTAG
- the trmL gene encoding tRNA (uridine(34)/cytosine(34)/5-carboxymethylaminomethyluridine(34)-2'-O)-methyltransferase TrmL has product MTIHVALFEPQIPANTGNISRTCAGTDTALHLIKPLGFSTEDKMLKRAGLDYWEHVDITYHEGIQEFIDAYPEGEFYFITKFGETSYDTFDYSDTNKDIFFVFGKETTGLPNEITEKYKESCLRIPMNDEHIRSLNLSNTAAILIYEALRQQKFAHLT; this is encoded by the coding sequence ATGACGATTCACGTTGCATTATTCGAACCACAAATTCCGGCAAATACAGGGAATATTTCACGTACTTGTGCGGGAACCGATACAGCTCTCCATTTAATAAAGCCACTTGGTTTTTCTACTGAAGATAAAATGTTAAAACGGGCGGGCTTAGATTACTGGGAACATGTTGACATTACGTATCATGAAGGAATTCAGGAGTTTATAGACGCGTATCCGGAAGGCGAGTTTTATTTTATTACAAAATTCGGAGAGACGAGCTATGATACGTTTGATTACTCGGATACTAATAAGGATATTTTCTTTGTGTTTGGAAAAGAGACTACCGGCTTGCCGAATGAAATTACGGAGAAATATAAAGAGAGTTGTTTACGCATACCGATGAACGATGAGCACATCCGTTCATTGAACTTGTCAAATACGGCTGCGATCCTCATTTATGAAGCACTTCGTCAACAGAAATTTGCACATTTAACATAA